Proteins encoded together in one Phyllostomus discolor isolate MPI-MPIP mPhyDis1 chromosome 6, mPhyDis1.pri.v3, whole genome shotgun sequence window:
- the AUP1 gene encoding ancient ubiquitous protein 1 isoform X5, which produces MEPPPAPGPERLFDSHRLPGDGFLLLALLLYAPVGFCLLVLRLFLGIHVFLVSCALPDSVLRRFVVRTMCAVLGLVARQEDSGLRDHRVRVLISNHVTPFDHNIVNLLTSCSTPLLNSPPSFVCWSRGFMEMDGRGELVESLKRFCASTRLPPTHLLLFPEEEATNGREGLLHFSSWPFSIQDVVQPLTLRVQRPLVSVTVSDASWVSELLWSLFVPFTVYQVRWLRPVHRHPGEGNEEFALRVQQLVAKELGQTGTRLTPADKAEHMKRQRHPRLRLQSAQSSFLPSPGPSPDVQLATLAQRVKEVLPHVPLDVIQRDLAKTGCIDLTITNLLEGAVAFIPEDITERTQSLPTASAPKAFDACLMMMTSQAL; this is translated from the exons ATGGAGCCTCCGCCGGCGCCGGGGCCGGAGCGGCTCTTTGATTCGCACCG GCTCCCAGGTGACGGCTTCCTGCTCCTCGCGCTGCTGCTCTACGCGCCCGTCGGGTTCTGCCTCCTAGTCCTGCGTCTGTTTCTTGGGATCCACGTCTTCCTAGTCAGCTGCGCACTCCCAGACAGCGTTCTTCGCAG GTTCGTGGTGCGGACCATGTGTGCAGTGCTGGGACTAGTGGCCCGGCAGGAAGACTCCGGACTCCGGGATCACCGCGTCAGGGTCCTCATTTCCAATCATGTGACACCTTTCGACCACAACATAGTCAACCTGCTCACCAGTTGTAGCACC CCTCTACTCAATAGTCCCCCCAGCTTTGTGTGCTGGTCTCGGGGCTTCATGGAGATGGATGGGCGGGGGGAGTTGGTGGAGTCACTCAAGAGATTCTGTGCTTCCACGAGGCTTCCCCCCACCCATCTGCTGCTATTCCCCGAGGAAGAGGCCACCAATGGCCGGGAGGGGCTCCTGCACTTCAG TTCCTGGCCATTTTCTATCCAGGATGTGGTACAGCCTCTTACTCTTCGGGTCCAGAGACCCCTAGTCTCTGTG ACTGTGTCAGATGCCTCCTGGGTCTCAGAACTGCTGTGGTCACTATTCGTCCCTTTCACGGTGTATCAAGTAAG GTGGCTCCGTCCTGTTCATCGCCACCCAGGGGAGGGGAATGAGGAGTTTGCCCTCCGTGTACAACAG CTGGTGGCCAAAGAATTGGGTCAGACAGGGACACGACTCACTCCAGCAGACAAAGCAGAGCACATGAAACGACAGAGACACCCCAGATTGCGTCTGCAGTCAG CCCAGTcatctttcctcccctcccctggcccttctCCTGATGTGCAGCTGGCAACTCTGGCACAGAGAGTCAAGGAGGTTTTACCGCATGTGCCACTGGATGTCATCCAGAGAGATCTGG ccaaGACTGGGTGCATAGACTTGACCATCACCAATCTACTTGAGGGAGCTGTAGCTTTCATACCTGAAGACATCACCGAGAGGACCCAGTCCCTTCCCACAGCTTCTGCTCCTAAG GCATTCGATGCGTGTTTAATGATGATGACTTCGCAAGCCCTCTGA
- the TLX2 gene encoding T-cell leukemia homeobox protein 2 produces MEPAVLASHNLPHHEPISFGIDQILSCPEPPGSGLGPGRTGQGHGESAAFSGGFHGASSYGPSGSLGPLPGSSGVGPGGVIRVPAHRPLPVPPPAGGAPAMPGPSGLGGAGGLAGLTFPWMDSGRRFAKDRLTAALSPFSGTRRIGHPYQNRTPPKRKKPRTSFSRSQVLELERRFLRQKYLASAERAALAKALRMTDAQVKTWFQNRRTKWRRQTAEEREAERHRAGRLLLHLQQDALPRPLRPPLPPDPLCLHNSSLFALQNLQPWAEDNKVASVSGLASVV; encoded by the exons ATGGAACCCGCGGTGCTGGCCTCGCACAACCTCCCGCATCATGAACCAATCAGCTTCGGCATTGATCAGATCCTGAGCTGCCCGGAGCCCCCGGGGAGCGGTCTAGGCCCGGGTCGCACGGGCCAGGGCCACGGGGAGAGCGCGGCGTTCTCAGGTGGATTTCATGGAGCCTCAAGCTACGGCCCCTCAGGCTCCCTGGGCCCGCTACCCGGCAGCTCCGGCGTGGGCCCGGGCGGCGTGATCCGCGTCCCAGCGCACCGCCCGCTGCCCGTGCCGCCGCCCGCGGGAGGCGCGCCTGCGATGCCGGGCCCCTCGGGCTTGGGCGGCGCCGGGGGCCTAGCGGGACTCACCTTCCCGTGGATGGACAGCGGACGCCGCTTTGCCAAGGACCGTCTCACCG CCGCGCTCTCCCCCTTCTCCGGGACGCGCCGCATCGGCCACCCTTACCAAAACCGGACCCCCCCGAAGAGGAAGAAGCCGCGCACGTCCTTCTCGCGTTCGCAGGTGCTGGAGCTGGAGCGGCGCTTCCTGCGCCAGAAGTACCTGGCCTCGGCGGAGAGGGCGGCGCTGGCCAAAGCCCTGCGCATGACCGACGCTCAGGTCAAGACGTGGTTCCAGAACCGGCGCACCAAGTGGCG GCGCCAGACGGCGGAGGAGCGCGAGGCGGAGCGGCACCGCGCGGGCCGACTGCTCCTGCACCTGCAGCAGGACGCGCTACCGCGGCCGCTGCGGCCGCCGCTGCCCCCGGACCCGCTGTGCCTGCACAACTCGTCACTCTTCGCGCTGCAGAACCTGCAGCCCTGGGCCGAGGACAACAAAGTGGCTTCGGTGTCCGGGCTGGCTTCGGTGGTGTGA
- the AUP1 gene encoding ancient ubiquitous protein 1 isoform X1, whose translation MEPPPAPGPERLFDSHRLPGDGFLLLALLLYAPVGFCLLVLRLFLGIHVFLVSCALPDSVLRRFVVRTMCAVLGLVARQEDSGLRDHRVRVLISNHVTPFDHNIVNLLTSCSTPLLNSPPSFVCWSRGFMEMDGRGELVESLKRFCASTRLPPTHLLLFPEEEATNGREGLLHFSSWPFSIQDVVQPLTLRVQRPLVSVTVSDASWVSELLWSLFVPFTVYQVRWLRPVHRHPGEGNEEFALRVQQLVAKELGQTGTRLTPADKAEHMKRQRHPRLRLQSDLFFAAQSSFLPSPGPSPDVQLATLAQRVKEVLPHVPLDVIQRDLAKTGCIDLTITNLLEGAVAFIPEDITERTQSLPTASAPKFPSSGPMPQPTAITFAKSSWARQESLQERKQALYEYARRRFTERRAQEAD comes from the exons ATGGAGCCTCCGCCGGCGCCGGGGCCGGAGCGGCTCTTTGATTCGCACCG GCTCCCAGGTGACGGCTTCCTGCTCCTCGCGCTGCTGCTCTACGCGCCCGTCGGGTTCTGCCTCCTAGTCCTGCGTCTGTTTCTTGGGATCCACGTCTTCCTAGTCAGCTGCGCACTCCCAGACAGCGTTCTTCGCAG GTTCGTGGTGCGGACCATGTGTGCAGTGCTGGGACTAGTGGCCCGGCAGGAAGACTCCGGACTCCGGGATCACCGCGTCAGGGTCCTCATTTCCAATCATGTGACACCTTTCGACCACAACATAGTCAACCTGCTCACCAGTTGTAGCACC CCTCTACTCAATAGTCCCCCCAGCTTTGTGTGCTGGTCTCGGGGCTTCATGGAGATGGATGGGCGGGGGGAGTTGGTGGAGTCACTCAAGAGATTCTGTGCTTCCACGAGGCTTCCCCCCACCCATCTGCTGCTATTCCCCGAGGAAGAGGCCACCAATGGCCGGGAGGGGCTCCTGCACTTCAG TTCCTGGCCATTTTCTATCCAGGATGTGGTACAGCCTCTTACTCTTCGGGTCCAGAGACCCCTAGTCTCTGTG ACTGTGTCAGATGCCTCCTGGGTCTCAGAACTGCTGTGGTCACTATTCGTCCCTTTCACGGTGTATCAAGTAAG GTGGCTCCGTCCTGTTCATCGCCACCCAGGGGAGGGGAATGAGGAGTTTGCCCTCCGTGTACAACAG CTGGTGGCCAAAGAATTGGGTCAGACAGGGACACGACTCACTCCAGCAGACAAAGCAGAGCACATGAAACGACAGAGACACCCCAGATTGCGTCTGCAGTCAG ATCTCTTTTTTGCAGCCCAGTcatctttcctcccctcccctggcccttctCCTGATGTGCAGCTGGCAACTCTGGCACAGAGAGTCAAGGAGGTTTTACCGCATGTGCCACTGGATGTCATCCAGAGAGATCTGG ccaaGACTGGGTGCATAGACTTGACCATCACCAATCTACTTGAGGGAGCTGTAGCTTTCATACCTGAAGACATCACCGAGAGGACCCAGTCCCTTCCCACAGCTTCTGCTCCTAAG TTCCCCAGCTCTGGCCCGATGCCTCAGCCCACAGCCATAACGTTTGCCAAGTCCTCCTGGGCCCGGCAGGAAAGCCTACAGGAGCGCAAGCAGGCACTGTATGAATATGCAAGAAG GAGATTCACAGAGAGACGGGCCCAGGAGGCTGACTGA
- the DQX1 gene encoding ATP-dependent RNA helicase DQX1 translates to MASQLLGLAEESGLSPGESELAVNPFDGLPFSSRYYELLEQRRALPIWAARFIFLEQLESSTSGVVLVSGEPGSGKSTQIPQWCAEFALARGFQKGRVTVTQPYPLAALSLALQVADEMDLTLGHEVGYSIPQEDCTGPHTLLRFCWDRLLLQELASARGTGDWDVLVLDEAQERSVASDLLQGLLRDAKLGNLPQDPRVVVVTDPALEPKLQAFWDNPPIVHVPRGPGSCPTPTYMDTVPADRVEVACQAVLELCRKETPGDVLVYLPSEEEISLCCESLSREVGTLAIQGPPPRVLPLHPGHGQAVQAVYEDTHSGARKVVVTHWLADFSFSLPYIRHVIDSGLELRSVYNPQIRAESQVLRPISKCQAEARQLRARGATPGSCLCLYPKSFQELEAPPLTQPRVCEENLSPLVLLLKRRQIAEPGDCHFLDRPAPEALMQALEDLDYLAALDDNGDLSDLGVILSEFPLPPELAKALLASCEFDCVDEMLTLAAMLTASPGFTHPPLCAEEAALRRALEHADGDHSSLIQVYEAFIQNGADKAWCQARGLNWAALCQAQKLRGELLELMQQIELPLSQPAFGSEKNRRDLQKALLSGYFLKVAQDIDGTGNYLLLTHKHVAQLSPHCCYRSRRAPARPPPWVLYHNFSISKDNCLSIVSEIQPQMLVELAPPYFLSNLPPSESRDFLNKLREEMADSSTENESPSTQEFAHACVLQ, encoded by the exons ATGGCTTCTCAGCTTCTTGGGCTGGCAGAAGAGTCTGGCCTGAGCCCTGGGGAGTCTGAGCTGGCAGTGAACCCCTTTGACGGGCTGCCCTTCTCTTCTCGCTACTACGAACTGCTTGAGCAGCGCCGAGCCTTGCCCATCTGGGCTGCTCGCTTTATCTTCTTGGAGCAGTTGGAAAGTAGCACCAGTGGAGTTGTGCTGGTGTCTGGAGAGCCTGGCTCTGGCAAGAGCACCCAG ATCCCTCAGTGGTGTGCAGAATTTGCGCTGGCCAGGGGGTTCCAGAAGGGCCGGGTAACTGTCACTCAACCCTACCCTCTGgcagccctgagcctggcccTGCAGGTTGCTGATGAGATGGACCTGACCCTGGGTCATGAGGTTGGCTACAGCATCCCCCAGGAGGACTGCACTGGGCCCCACACCCTGCTCAG GTTTTGCTGGGACAGGCTGCTGCTTCAGGAATTGGCTTCAGCCCGGGGCACTGGAGACTGGGATGTGCTGGTGCTGGATGAGGCTCAGGAGCGGTCAGTGGCCTCAGATTTGCTCCAGGGGTTGCTGCGAGATGCCAAGCTAGGAAACCTCCCGCAGGACCCCAGAGTAGTTGTGGTTACTGACCCAGCCCTTGAGCCTAAGCTCCAAGCCTTCTGGGACAATCCTCCTATTGTACACGTACCCAGAGGGCCTGGTAGCTGTCCTACTCCCACCTACATGGACACTGTCCCTGCTGATCGAGTGGAAGTTGCCTGCCAGGCTGTGCTTGAATTGTGTCGAAAGGAAACTCCAGGAGACGTGCTAGTGTACCTGCCCAGtgaggag GAAATTTCCCTGTGCTGTGAATCCTTGTCCAGGGAGGTAGGGACCTTGGCTATCCAAGGGCCTCCACCACGGGTGCTGCCCCTTCACCCAGGCCATGGTCAAGCTGTTCAGGCTGTGTACGAGGACACACACTCGGGTGCCCGAAAGGTTGTGGTCACTCACTGGCTGGCTgacttctccttctccctcccttacatTCGACATGTCATTGACTCAGGACTGGAGCTTCGAAGT GTGTACAATCCTCAGATCCGAGCAGAATCCCAAGTGTTGAGGCCAATCAGCAAGTGTCAGGCAGAGGCAAGACAACTGCGGGCAAGAGGGGCCACCCCAG GATCCTGCCTCTGTCTGTATCCTAAGTCCTTCCAAGAACTAGAAGCTCCCCCACTGACCCAACCCAGGGTGTGTGAGGAGAATCTGAGCCCCCTCGTATTACTGCTAAAGAGGAGACAGATTGCAGAGCCAGGGGACTGCCACTTCCTGGACCGTCCTG CTCCAGAAGCACTGATGCAGGCCCTGGAAGACTTGGACTATCTGGCAGCCCTGGATGATAACGGGGACCTGTCAGACCTGGGTGTCATCCTGTCAGagttccccctgccccctgagTTGGCCAAAGCCCTGCTGGCCTCCTGCGAGTTTGACTGTGTGGATGAGATGCTCACCCTCGCTGCCATGCTCACTG CTTCCCCTGGGTTTACCCATCCTCCACTCTGTGCAGAAGAAGCTGCCTTACGTCGAGCCCTGGAACATGCAGATGGTGATCACAGTTCTCTGATCCAAGTGTATGAAGCCTTTATACAGA ATGGAGCAGATAAAGCTTGGTGCCAGGCCCGGGGTCTAAACTGGGCAGCACTGTGCCAAGCCCAGAAACTTCGAGGAGAACTCCTAGAACTTATGCAACAAATTGAACTTCCCTTGTCCCAACCAGCCTTTGGCTCTGAGAAGAATCGCAGAGACCTTCAGAAAGCACTGCTGTCTGGATACTTCCTTAAG GTGGCCCAAGACATAGATGGGACTGGAAATTACCTGCTCCTAACCCATAAGCATGTggcccagctctccccacacTGCTGCTACCGAAGCCGCCGGGCTCCAGCCAGGCCTCCACCATGGGTGCTTTACCACAATTTCTCCATTTCCAAAGACAACTGCCTTTCCATTGTTTCTGAGATTCAACCACAAAT GCTGGTGGAGTTGGCCCCTCCATACTTCCTGAGTAACCTGCCCCCCAGTGAAAGCAGAGACTTCCTGAACAAGCTGAGGGAAGAAATGGCAGATTCTTCAACAGAGAATGAATCACCCTCCACCCAAGAGTTTGCACATGCCTGTGTCCTGCAGTGA
- the AUP1 gene encoding ancient ubiquitous protein 1 isoform X2 codes for MEPPPAPGPERLFDSHRLPGDGFLLLALLLYAPVGFCLLVLRLFLGIHVFLVSCALPDSVLRRFVVRTMCAVLGLVARQEDSGLRDHRVRVLISNHVTPFDHNIVNLLTSCSTPLLNSPPSFVCWSRGFMEMDGRGELVESLKRFCASTRLPPTHLLLFPEEEATNGREGLLHFSSWPFSIQDVVQPLTLRVQRPLVSVTVSDASWVSELLWSLFVPFTVYQVRWLRPVHRHPGEGNEEFALRVQQLVAKELGQTGTRLTPADKAEHMKRQRHPRLRLQSAQSSFLPSPGPSPDVQLATLAQRVKEVLPHVPLDVIQRDLAKTGCIDLTITNLLEGAVAFIPEDITERTQSLPTASAPKFPSSGPMPQPTAITFAKSSWARQESLQERKQALYEYARRRFTERRAQEAD; via the exons ATGGAGCCTCCGCCGGCGCCGGGGCCGGAGCGGCTCTTTGATTCGCACCG GCTCCCAGGTGACGGCTTCCTGCTCCTCGCGCTGCTGCTCTACGCGCCCGTCGGGTTCTGCCTCCTAGTCCTGCGTCTGTTTCTTGGGATCCACGTCTTCCTAGTCAGCTGCGCACTCCCAGACAGCGTTCTTCGCAG GTTCGTGGTGCGGACCATGTGTGCAGTGCTGGGACTAGTGGCCCGGCAGGAAGACTCCGGACTCCGGGATCACCGCGTCAGGGTCCTCATTTCCAATCATGTGACACCTTTCGACCACAACATAGTCAACCTGCTCACCAGTTGTAGCACC CCTCTACTCAATAGTCCCCCCAGCTTTGTGTGCTGGTCTCGGGGCTTCATGGAGATGGATGGGCGGGGGGAGTTGGTGGAGTCACTCAAGAGATTCTGTGCTTCCACGAGGCTTCCCCCCACCCATCTGCTGCTATTCCCCGAGGAAGAGGCCACCAATGGCCGGGAGGGGCTCCTGCACTTCAG TTCCTGGCCATTTTCTATCCAGGATGTGGTACAGCCTCTTACTCTTCGGGTCCAGAGACCCCTAGTCTCTGTG ACTGTGTCAGATGCCTCCTGGGTCTCAGAACTGCTGTGGTCACTATTCGTCCCTTTCACGGTGTATCAAGTAAG GTGGCTCCGTCCTGTTCATCGCCACCCAGGGGAGGGGAATGAGGAGTTTGCCCTCCGTGTACAACAG CTGGTGGCCAAAGAATTGGGTCAGACAGGGACACGACTCACTCCAGCAGACAAAGCAGAGCACATGAAACGACAGAGACACCCCAGATTGCGTCTGCAGTCAG CCCAGTcatctttcctcccctcccctggcccttctCCTGATGTGCAGCTGGCAACTCTGGCACAGAGAGTCAAGGAGGTTTTACCGCATGTGCCACTGGATGTCATCCAGAGAGATCTGG ccaaGACTGGGTGCATAGACTTGACCATCACCAATCTACTTGAGGGAGCTGTAGCTTTCATACCTGAAGACATCACCGAGAGGACCCAGTCCCTTCCCACAGCTTCTGCTCCTAAG TTCCCCAGCTCTGGCCCGATGCCTCAGCCCACAGCCATAACGTTTGCCAAGTCCTCCTGGGCCCGGCAGGAAAGCCTACAGGAGCGCAAGCAGGCACTGTATGAATATGCAAGAAG GAGATTCACAGAGAGACGGGCCCAGGAGGCTGACTGA
- the HTRA2 gene encoding serine protease HTRA2, mitochondrial has translation MAALRAGRSAGWGFRGWRAFGGLFWGKAPVLTPDLRALLTSGTPDPRVGVSYGTPSLRAQFSVGVPGPRTCLTSGTSDSRARLTAETPDPQTRENSGTPGTRPRVWLAVALGAGGAVLLLLWGGGRGPPAVLASVLSSQPASPRSQYNFIADVVEKTAPAVVYIEILGRHPFSGREVPISNGSGFVVAADGLIVTNAHVVADRRRVRVRLPSGDTYEAMVTAVDPVADIATLRIQTKEPLPTLPLGRSADVRQGEFVVAMGSPFALQNTITSGIVSSAQRPARDLGLPQTNVEYIQTDAAIDFGNSGGPLVNLDGEVIGVNTMKVTAGISFAIPSDRLREFLHRGEKKNSWFGTSGSKRRYIGVMMLTLTPSILAELQLREPSFPDVQHGVLIHKVILDSPAHRAGLRPGDVILAIGEQLVQNAEDIYEAVRTQSQLAVRIRRGTETLTLYVTPEVTE, from the exons ATGGCTGCACTGAGGGCGGGGCGGAGTGCAGGCTGGGGCTTTCGGGGATGGCGAGCTTTTGGgggtttattttggggaaagGCCCCTGTGTTGACCCCTGACCTCCGGGCCCTGCTGACGTCAGGAACTCCCGACCCTCGGGTCGGAGTGTCTTACGGGACTCCCAGTCTCCGGGCCCAGTTCTCTGTGGGGGTCCCTGGACCACGAACATGTCTGACGTCGGGGACTTCGGATTCCCGAGCGCGGCTGACTGCGGAGACCCCAGATCCTCAGACTCGGGAGAACTCAGGGACCCCTGGAACCCGTCCGCGCGTGTGGCTGGCCGTGGCACTGGGCGCTGGGGGGGCAGTGCTGCTGTTGTTGTGGGGCGGGGGACGGGGTCCCCCGGCCGTCCTTGCTTCTGTCCTTAGCTCGCAGCCTGCCTCTCCCCGGAGCCAGTACAACTTCATTGCAGACGTAGTGGAGAAGACTGCACCTGCTGTGGTTTATATCGAGATCCTGGGACG CCACCCTTTCTCGGGCCGCGAAGTTCCCATCTCGAATGGCTCAGGATTCGTGGTGGCTGCGGACGGGCTCATTGTTACCAACGCCCATGTGGTGGCTGATAGGCGCCGAGTCCGTGTGAGGCTGCCTAGTGGGGACACGTATGAAGCCATGGTCACAGCTGTGGATCCTGTAGCAGACATTGCCACGCTGAGGATTCAGACTAAG gaACCCCTCCCCACACTGCCCCTGGGGCGCTCAGCTGATGTCAGACAAGGGGAGTTTGTTGTTGCCATGGGAAGTCCCTTTGCACTGCAGAACACGATCACATCCGGCATCGTCAGCTCTGCTCAGCGTCCAGCCAGAGACCTGGGCCTTCCGCAAACCAATGTGGAATACATCCAGACTGATGCAGCTATTGAT TTTGGAAATTCTGGAGGTCCCCTGGTTAACCTG GATGGAGAGGTGATCGGAGTGAATACCATGAAGGTCACAGCTGGAATCTCCTTTGCTATCCCTTCTGATCGCCTTCGAGAGTTTCTGCACCGTGGGGAAAAGAAGA ATTCCTGGTTTGGAACCAGTGGGTCCAAGCGCCGCTACATTGGGGTGATGATGTTGACCCTGACTCCCAG CATCCTTGCTGAACTACAGCTTCGAGAACCAAGCTTTCCTGATGTTCAGCATGGTGTGCTCATCCATAAGGTCATCCTGGACTCCCCGGCACACCG GGCTGGTCTGCGGCCAGGTGATGTGATCTTGGCCATTGGGGAGCAGCTGGTACAGAATGCTGAAGATATTTATGAAGCTGTTCGAACCCAGTCCCAGCTGGCAGTGCGGATCCGGCGAGGAACGGAAACACTGACCTTATATGTGACCCCTGAAGTCACAGAGTGA
- the AUP1 gene encoding ancient ubiquitous protein 1 isoform X3, which yields MEPPPAPGPERLFDSHRLPGDGFLLLALLLYAPVGFCLLVLRLFLGIHVFLVSCALPDSVLRRFVVRTMCAVLGLVARQEDSGLRDHRVRVLISNHVTPFDHNIVNLLTSCSTPLLNSPPSFVCWSRGFMEMDGRGELVESLKRFCASTRLPPTHLLLFPEEEATNGREGLLHFSSWPFSIQDVVQPLTLRVQRPLVSVTVSDASWVSELLWSLFVPFTVYQVRWLRPVHRHPGEGNEEFALRVQQLVAKELGQTGTRLTPADKAEHMKRQRHPRLRLQSDLFFAAQSSFLPSPGPSPDVQLATLAQRVKEVLPHVPLDVIQRDLAKTGCIDLTITNLLEGAVAFIPEDITERTQSLPTASAPKTLARCLSCKVGIRCVFNDDDFASPLTL from the exons ATGGAGCCTCCGCCGGCGCCGGGGCCGGAGCGGCTCTTTGATTCGCACCG GCTCCCAGGTGACGGCTTCCTGCTCCTCGCGCTGCTGCTCTACGCGCCCGTCGGGTTCTGCCTCCTAGTCCTGCGTCTGTTTCTTGGGATCCACGTCTTCCTAGTCAGCTGCGCACTCCCAGACAGCGTTCTTCGCAG GTTCGTGGTGCGGACCATGTGTGCAGTGCTGGGACTAGTGGCCCGGCAGGAAGACTCCGGACTCCGGGATCACCGCGTCAGGGTCCTCATTTCCAATCATGTGACACCTTTCGACCACAACATAGTCAACCTGCTCACCAGTTGTAGCACC CCTCTACTCAATAGTCCCCCCAGCTTTGTGTGCTGGTCTCGGGGCTTCATGGAGATGGATGGGCGGGGGGAGTTGGTGGAGTCACTCAAGAGATTCTGTGCTTCCACGAGGCTTCCCCCCACCCATCTGCTGCTATTCCCCGAGGAAGAGGCCACCAATGGCCGGGAGGGGCTCCTGCACTTCAG TTCCTGGCCATTTTCTATCCAGGATGTGGTACAGCCTCTTACTCTTCGGGTCCAGAGACCCCTAGTCTCTGTG ACTGTGTCAGATGCCTCCTGGGTCTCAGAACTGCTGTGGTCACTATTCGTCCCTTTCACGGTGTATCAAGTAAG GTGGCTCCGTCCTGTTCATCGCCACCCAGGGGAGGGGAATGAGGAGTTTGCCCTCCGTGTACAACAG CTGGTGGCCAAAGAATTGGGTCAGACAGGGACACGACTCACTCCAGCAGACAAAGCAGAGCACATGAAACGACAGAGACACCCCAGATTGCGTCTGCAGTCAG ATCTCTTTTTTGCAGCCCAGTcatctttcctcccctcccctggcccttctCCTGATGTGCAGCTGGCAACTCTGGCACAGAGAGTCAAGGAGGTTTTACCGCATGTGCCACTGGATGTCATCCAGAGAGATCTGG ccaaGACTGGGTGCATAGACTTGACCATCACCAATCTACTTGAGGGAGCTGTAGCTTTCATACCTGAAGACATCACCGAGAGGACCCAGTCCCTTCCCACAGCTTCTGCTCCTAAG ACCCTAGCACGGTGCCTCTCTTGCAAAGTAGGCATTCGATGCGTGTTTAATGATGATGACTTCGCAAGCCCTCTGACATTGTGA
- the AUP1 gene encoding ancient ubiquitous protein 1 isoform X4, whose translation MEPPPAPGPERLFDSHRLPGDGFLLLALLLYAPVGFCLLVLRLFLGIHVFLVSCALPDSVLRRFVVRTMCAVLGLVARQEDSGLRDHRVRVLISNHVTPFDHNIVNLLTSCSTPLLNSPPSFVCWSRGFMEMDGRGELVESLKRFCASTRLPPTHLLLFPEEEATNGREGLLHFSSWPFSIQDVVQPLTLRVQRPLVSVTVSDASWVSELLWSLFVPFTVYQVRWLRPVHRHPGEGNEEFALRVQQLVAKELGQTGTRLTPADKAEHMKRQRHPRLRLQSDLFFAAQSSFLPSPGPSPDVQLATLAQRVKEVLPHVPLDVIQRDLAKTGCIDLTITNLLEGAVAFIPEDITERTQSLPTASAPKAFDACLMMMTSQAL comes from the exons ATGGAGCCTCCGCCGGCGCCGGGGCCGGAGCGGCTCTTTGATTCGCACCG GCTCCCAGGTGACGGCTTCCTGCTCCTCGCGCTGCTGCTCTACGCGCCCGTCGGGTTCTGCCTCCTAGTCCTGCGTCTGTTTCTTGGGATCCACGTCTTCCTAGTCAGCTGCGCACTCCCAGACAGCGTTCTTCGCAG GTTCGTGGTGCGGACCATGTGTGCAGTGCTGGGACTAGTGGCCCGGCAGGAAGACTCCGGACTCCGGGATCACCGCGTCAGGGTCCTCATTTCCAATCATGTGACACCTTTCGACCACAACATAGTCAACCTGCTCACCAGTTGTAGCACC CCTCTACTCAATAGTCCCCCCAGCTTTGTGTGCTGGTCTCGGGGCTTCATGGAGATGGATGGGCGGGGGGAGTTGGTGGAGTCACTCAAGAGATTCTGTGCTTCCACGAGGCTTCCCCCCACCCATCTGCTGCTATTCCCCGAGGAAGAGGCCACCAATGGCCGGGAGGGGCTCCTGCACTTCAG TTCCTGGCCATTTTCTATCCAGGATGTGGTACAGCCTCTTACTCTTCGGGTCCAGAGACCCCTAGTCTCTGTG ACTGTGTCAGATGCCTCCTGGGTCTCAGAACTGCTGTGGTCACTATTCGTCCCTTTCACGGTGTATCAAGTAAG GTGGCTCCGTCCTGTTCATCGCCACCCAGGGGAGGGGAATGAGGAGTTTGCCCTCCGTGTACAACAG CTGGTGGCCAAAGAATTGGGTCAGACAGGGACACGACTCACTCCAGCAGACAAAGCAGAGCACATGAAACGACAGAGACACCCCAGATTGCGTCTGCAGTCAG ATCTCTTTTTTGCAGCCCAGTcatctttcctcccctcccctggcccttctCCTGATGTGCAGCTGGCAACTCTGGCACAGAGAGTCAAGGAGGTTTTACCGCATGTGCCACTGGATGTCATCCAGAGAGATCTGG ccaaGACTGGGTGCATAGACTTGACCATCACCAATCTACTTGAGGGAGCTGTAGCTTTCATACCTGAAGACATCACCGAGAGGACCCAGTCCCTTCCCACAGCTTCTGCTCCTAAG GCATTCGATGCGTGTTTAATGATGATGACTTCGCAAGCCCTCTGA